The proteins below are encoded in one region of Ostrinia nubilalis chromosome 3, ilOstNubi1.1, whole genome shotgun sequence:
- the LOC135087768 gene encoding profilin, whose translation MSWQDYVDKQLMASRCVTKAAIAGHDGNVWAKSEGFEISKDEVAKIVAGFENESLLTSGGVTIAGTRYIYLSGTDLIIRAKLGKVGVHCMKTKQAVVISLYEEPIQPQQAASVVEKLGDYLITCGY comes from the exons ATGAGCTGGCAAGATTATGTCGATAAACAGTTAATGGCATCCAGATGTGTAACAAAAGCAGCGATTGCCGGTCACGATGGAAATGTCTGGGCCAAGTCAGAAGGTTTCGAA ATATCAAAAGATGAGGTTGCGAAGATAGTAGCGGGATTCGAGAATGAGTCACTCCTCACGAGCGGCGGAGTGACGATAGCGGGCACGCGGTACATCTACCTCAGTGGCACAGACCTCATCATACGCGCAAAACTTGGCAAAGTCGGCGTACACTGCATGAAAACGAAGCAAG CCGTTGTCATTTCTCTGTACGAAGAACCCATCCAGCCCCAGCAAGCCGCATCCGTAGTGGAGAAGTTAGGAGACTATTTAATTACCTGTGGTTATTAG
- the LOC135087756 gene encoding eukaryotic initiation factor 4A — translation MSFSSPERRSEDWPEDSKNGPKDQGSYESAPGLEGALDTNWHQVVESFDDMNLKEELLRGIYAYGFEKPSAIQQRAIMPCIQGRDVIAQAQSGTGKTATFSISILQQIDTSIRECQALILAPTRELAQQIQKVVIALGDHLNAKCHACIGGTNVREDMRQLESGVHVVVGTPGRVYDMITRRALRANTIKLFVLDEADEMLSRGFKDQIHDVFKMLSADVQVILLSATMPDDVLEVSRCFMRDPVRILVQKEELTLEGIKQFFIAIEVEEWKLDTLCDLYDTLSIAQAVIFCNTRRKVDWLTESMQVRDFTVSAMHGDMDQREREVIMRQFRTGSSRVLITTDLLARGIDVQQVSCVINYDLPTNRENYIHRIGRGGRFGRKGIAINFVTEADKRALKDIEDFYHTTITEMPSDVANLI, via the exons ATGTCTTTTTCATCACCTGAAAGAAG ATCAGAAGATTGGCCGGAGGACTCCAAAAATGGGCCAAAGGATCAAGGGAGTTACGAGTCAGCCCCGGGCTTGGAGGGAGCCCTGGATACGAACTGGCATCAAGTCGTGGAGAGCTTCGACGATATGAACTTGAAAGAAGAATTGCTGAGAGGAATTTATGCCTATGGTTTCGAAAAGCCATCGGCTATTCAACAACGCGCCATTATGCCGTGCATCCAAGGACGCGATGTTATAGCCCAAGCCCAGTCTGGAACTGGCAAAACTGCGACATTCTCTATTTCAATTCTTCAACAAATTGACACAAGTATCCGTGAATGCCAAGCTCTAATCTTGGCCCCAACCAGAGAGTTGGCTCAACAGATTCAAAAG GTCGTGATAGCCCTTGGTGACCATCTGAATGCTAAATGCCATGCGTGTATTGGTGGCACGAATGTGCGCGAAGATATGCGCCAGCTGGAGAGTGGGGTTCATGTGGTGGTGGGAACCCCTGGCCGCGTGTACGACATGATCACCCGCCGCGCTCTTCGTGCTAACACTATCAAGCTCTTTGTTCTTGATGAGGCTGACGAAATGTTGTCTAGAGG ATTCAAAGATCAAATTCACGATGTGTTCAAGATGTTGTCAGCTGATGTACAGGTCATTCTGTTGTCTGCTACTATGCCTGATGATGTTTTAGAAGTCTCCCGCTGTTTTATGAGGGATCCGGTGCGCATTCTTGTGCAGAAGGAAGAG CTTACCCTGGAAGGTATTAAACAATTTTTCATCGCCATTGAGGTGGAGGAATGGAAACTGGACACCCTGTGTGACTTGTATGACACACTCTCCATTGCTCAAGCTGTAATCTTCTGCAATACTCGCCGCAAg GTCGACTGGCTGACTGAGTCCATGCAAGTGCGTGACTTCACTGTGTCTGCTATGCACGGTGATATGGACCAGCGTGAGCGCGAGGTGATCATGAGACAGTTCCGTACAGGATCCTCTCGTGTTCTCATTACCACTGACTTGCTGGCTCGAGGCATTGATGTTCAACAAGTTTCTTGTGTCATCAACTATGATCTGCCTACAAACCGTGAAAATTACATTCATCG AATTGGCAGAGGTGGCCGTTTCGGTCGTAAGGGAATTGCTATCAACTTTGTTACTGAAGCTGACAAGCGAGCACTGAAGGATATTGAGGACTTTTACCACACTACTATCACGGAAATGCCCAGTGATGTGGCCAACCTCATCTGA